Proteins encoded in a region of the Elizabethkingia bruuniana genome:
- a CDS encoding 30S ribosomal protein S16, with protein MSVKIRLQRHGKKGKPFFHIVVADSRARRDGRFIERLGSYNPITNPATIDLNVDAAVKWLNNGAQPTDTARAILSYKGALYKKHLQGGVAKGAFDEAEAEKRFNAWLEAKETKVQGKVDGLSQAKADAKKAALEAEAKVNEARLAAVAQAEADAKAAEEAANAPVAEEVVAEETTEETPAADASEENAEA; from the coding sequence ATGTCAGTAAAAATTAGATTACAAAGACACGGTAAAAAAGGGAAGCCTTTTTTCCACATTGTTGTAGCAGATTCAAGAGCTAGAAGAGATGGTAGATTCATCGAAAGACTAGGATCTTACAACCCAATTACTAACCCTGCAACTATCGACTTAAATGTTGATGCTGCTGTAAAGTGGTTAAACAACGGTGCTCAGCCAACTGACACTGCAAGAGCTATTCTTTCTTACAAAGGAGCTCTTTACAAAAAACACCTTCAAGGTGGTGTAGCTAAAGGAGCATTTGACGAAGCTGAAGCTGAAAAAAGATTCAACGCTTGGTTAGAAGCTAAAGAAACTAAAGTACAAGGTAAAGTAGATGGTTTATCTCAAGCTAAGGCTGACGCTAAGAAAGCTGCTTTAGAAGCTGAAGCTAAAGTAAACGAAGCTAGATTAGCTGCTGTTGCTCAAGCTGAGGCAGACGCTAAAGCTGCTGAGGAGGCTGCTAACGCACCTGTTGCTGAAGAAGTAGTTGCTGAAGAGACAACTGAAGAAACTCCAGCTGCTGATGCTTCTGAAGAAAACGCTGAAGCTTAA
- the rimM gene encoding ribosome maturation factor RimM (Essential for efficient processing of 16S rRNA) codes for MRKEECYFLGRITRRHGLSGNVILKMDTDQPEFYSKMESMFIEINGLLVPFFVDKLSWSKGDSLNILFKNSTEALVDQVIGKEVYQPLSSLPKLSGKQFYYHEIVGYEIKDTEGKSYGLIRSVNDQTAQHYFILVLNDKEVVVPIIKDWIIALDREEKVMTMQLPEGLLDVFTTSSKKDE; via the coding sequence ATGCGTAAAGAAGAATGTTATTTTCTTGGTAGAATTACCCGCAGACATGGCCTTTCGGGCAACGTAATCCTGAAAATGGATACAGATCAACCCGAATTTTACAGTAAAATGGAATCAATGTTCATTGAAATCAATGGACTATTGGTTCCGTTTTTTGTTGATAAACTGTCATGGAGTAAAGGTGATTCTTTAAATATCCTGTTTAAAAACTCTACCGAGGCTTTGGTAGATCAGGTGATCGGAAAGGAGGTATACCAACCTCTTTCTTCCCTGCCAAAACTATCCGGAAAACAATTCTATTACCACGAAATTGTTGGTTACGAGATTAAAGATACCGAAGGGAAATCTTATGGTCTTATCCGCTCTGTGAATGATCAGACGGCACAACACTATTTCATTTTGGTACTTAATGATAAAGAAGTTGTAGTTCCTATAATTAAAGACTGGATTATTGCTCTGGACCGAGAAGAAAAAGTTATGACAATGCAGTTGCCGGAAGGGCTTCTGGATGTGTTTACAACCTCTTCAAAGAAAGATGAGTAA
- a CDS encoding helix-turn-helix domain-containing protein — MYQEYLLREIRKKIGEKSLNDEIANILNISYDAAHRRSSSKAKFSFEEALELAKYYQISLDQFLGAENQMVVKRTQPVRTTEDLLSYFENSLKVLHVFQETENSQVYYSAKDIPFFYTISDSVLSRFKFYVWMNLLNQDKFLSPFSEFSLQYHSGKNEALEEFYEQQNVTEIWNETTINSILQQVSFYYEIRMLDTTTILHILEELQELITNLEKKTLQNPNFQIYVNDLVILNNSILLKNGKQSSYFLPFNMFGYIMMNDPAVCAETLSYFEHQIKNSKSLNTSGNRDRKAFFNSMLEKIEKLKEMIKLK; from the coding sequence ATGTATCAGGAATATTTACTGAGAGAAATCCGTAAAAAGATTGGTGAAAAATCTTTGAATGATGAAATCGCTAATATTCTCAACATTAGCTATGATGCTGCACACAGAAGATCCTCGTCAAAGGCAAAATTTAGCTTTGAAGAAGCTCTTGAACTGGCAAAATATTACCAGATTTCTCTGGATCAGTTTCTGGGCGCAGAAAATCAAATGGTCGTAAAACGTACTCAACCGGTAAGGACTACCGAAGATTTATTGAGTTATTTTGAGAACTCGCTTAAAGTACTCCATGTATTTCAGGAAACTGAAAACTCACAAGTCTATTATTCCGCAAAAGACATCCCTTTTTTTTATACTATTTCTGATTCTGTTTTATCAAGATTCAAGTTTTATGTCTGGATGAATCTCCTGAATCAGGACAAATTTCTAAGCCCTTTCAGTGAATTCAGTTTGCAATACCATTCCGGTAAAAATGAGGCTCTTGAAGAGTTCTATGAACAGCAAAATGTTACTGAAATATGGAATGAGACAACAATTAACAGCATCCTTCAGCAGGTCTCTTTTTATTATGAAATCAGAATGCTAGACACCACAACTATACTACATATTCTGGAAGAATTACAGGAACTGATTACAAATCTGGAAAAGAAAACATTGCAGAATCCCAACTTTCAAATCTATGTAAACGATCTGGTTATTCTGAATAACAGTATTCTTTTGAAAAACGGAAAACAAAGTTCTTACTTTCTTCCGTTCAATATGTTTGGCTACATTATGATGAATGACCCTGCAGTCTGCGCAGAAACTCTAAGCTATTTTGAACATCAGATTAAAAATTCAAAATCACTGAATACTTCTGGTAACAGAGACAGAAAAGCCTTTTTTAATTCGATGTTGGAAAAAATAGAAAAATTGAAGGAAATGATTAAGTTGAAATAA
- a CDS encoding CDP-alcohol phosphatidyltransferase family protein — MKNMPYILIATRFILAPLILDLAYIKGDESRILLLILMYFGLFTDIFDGIIARKTGMSSEKLRRLDSQTDLIFWLCIGFAAYLLNPELIKVHWRGIALIFIMEALCYIISLARFGRETCTHAFLSKLWGLSLLFAFTALIGFQQAGFFFYLAIILGFVSHIDVILIVLFLPKWQHDVPSSYHAWRIRKGKDIKKNIYLNS, encoded by the coding sequence ATGAAAAATATGCCATATATTCTTATTGCAACTCGGTTTATCCTTGCTCCGCTTATTTTGGACCTCGCTTATATAAAAGGAGATGAATCGCGAATATTGCTTCTAATACTAATGTATTTTGGGCTATTTACTGACATTTTCGATGGTATTATTGCCCGGAAAACGGGAATGTCCTCGGAAAAACTCCGGCGATTGGATAGTCAGACAGATTTAATTTTTTGGTTATGTATTGGTTTTGCAGCTTATCTGCTGAATCCGGAATTGATAAAAGTACACTGGAGAGGTATTGCATTAATTTTTATAATGGAAGCCTTGTGTTATATTATAAGCCTTGCCAGATTTGGAAGAGAAACTTGTACACACGCTTTCCTGTCCAAGCTGTGGGGGTTGAGTTTATTATTCGCATTTACAGCTTTAATAGGTTTTCAGCAGGCAGGGTTCTTCTTTTATCTGGCTATTATTTTAGGGTTTGTATCGCATATAGATGTTATTCTTATTGTTTTATTTCTTCCGAAATGGCAGCATGATGTACCTAGTTCTTATCATGCGTGGCGAATCCGAAAAGGAAAAGATATTAAAAAGAACATTTATCTGAACAGCTAA
- the asnS gene encoding asparagine--tRNA ligase, translating into MHKQTIKEVLENYKKFLHHDITVYGWVRAFRSNRFIALNDGSTINNLQIVVDFENIDENLIKNINTASSLKIVGEVVESQGAGQTVEIIAKKIIVLGDNFTEELQNTILQPKKHSLEKLREQAHLRFRTNLFGAVFRVRHAVSFAIHSFFNDRQFFYLNTPVITGADAEGAGEMFGVTNFDLDNIPRDEEGAIDYAQDFFGRKTNLTVSGQLEGETAAMGLGRIYTFGPTFRAENSNTTRHLAEFWMVEPEVAFNNLEDNIDLAEDFLKYVIQYVLDKCKDDLEFLDKRFAEEQKQKPEKERAKEGLIEKLENVVAKRFKRVSYTEAIDILLNSKENKKGKFVYPVEKWGADLQSEHERYLVEKHFECPVVLFDYPAEIKAFYMRLNEDDKTVAAMDVLFPGIGEIIGGSQREERLDVLKKKMEDMHVDQEELWWYLDTRKFGSVPHSGFGLGLERLVLFVTGMTNIRDVIPFPRTPKSAEF; encoded by the coding sequence ATGCATAAGCAGACAATTAAAGAAGTTTTAGAAAATTACAAAAAATTCTTGCATCACGATATCACCGTGTATGGGTGGGTACGTGCGTTTCGTTCAAACAGGTTTATTGCCTTAAACGATGGTTCAACAATCAATAATTTGCAAATCGTAGTTGATTTCGAAAATATTGATGAGAATCTTATCAAGAATATAAATACGGCTTCTTCACTTAAAATTGTTGGCGAAGTGGTGGAAAGTCAGGGTGCCGGACAAACGGTTGAAATTATCGCTAAGAAAATTATAGTACTTGGAGATAACTTTACAGAAGAATTGCAGAATACTATACTTCAACCAAAGAAGCATAGCCTGGAAAAGCTTCGTGAGCAAGCTCACCTAAGATTCAGAACGAACTTATTTGGCGCTGTTTTCAGAGTACGTCATGCTGTTAGCTTTGCTATTCACTCTTTCTTCAACGACAGACAGTTTTTCTATCTGAATACACCTGTAATTACGGGAGCAGATGCTGAAGGTGCGGGAGAAATGTTCGGTGTTACCAACTTTGATCTGGATAATATTCCAAGAGATGAAGAAGGAGCTATAGATTATGCTCAGGATTTCTTCGGAAGAAAGACCAACCTTACTGTTTCAGGACAATTAGAAGGAGAAACTGCAGCAATGGGATTAGGAAGAATTTATACATTCGGACCTACTTTCCGTGCAGAAAACTCTAATACAACACGTCACCTTGCAGAATTCTGGATGGTGGAGCCTGAAGTAGCTTTTAATAATCTGGAAGATAACATTGACCTTGCTGAAGATTTCTTAAAATATGTAATTCAGTATGTTTTAGATAAATGTAAGGACGATTTAGAATTCCTGGATAAGCGTTTTGCTGAAGAGCAAAAACAAAAGCCAGAAAAGGAAAGAGCAAAAGAAGGTCTTATTGAGAAGCTGGAAAATGTAGTTGCGAAGAGATTTAAGCGTGTAAGCTATACTGAAGCAATCGACATTCTTCTGAATTCGAAAGAAAATAAAAAAGGAAAATTCGTATATCCTGTGGAAAAATGGGGTGCAGACCTTCAGTCTGAACATGAAAGATACCTTGTTGAAAAGCATTTTGAATGTCCTGTAGTGTTATTTGATTACCCTGCAGAGATTAAAGCGTTCTACATGCGTCTGAATGAAGATGACAAAACTGTCGCTGCGATGGATGTCCTTTTCCCTGGTATTGGTGAGATTATCGGAGGTTCTCAGAGAGAAGAGAGACTAGATGTTCTGAAGAAGAAAATGGAGGATATGCATGTAGATCAGGAAGAACTTTGGTGGTATTTAGATACTCGTAAGTTTGGTTCTGTTCCGCATTCAGGATTCGGTTTAGGACTGGAAAGATTAGTTCTTTTTGTTACAGGAATGACCAACATCCGTGATGTGATCCCTTTCCCAAGAACGCCTAAGAGCGCAGAATTCTAA
- the rpoN gene encoding RNA polymerase factor sigma-54: MLKQNLQIKLGQKMAPQQIQLMKLIQLHTLEFEEELQRELEENPALEKAVDEAKEDDYSDIDSSYDDEGTESIETDFDVNEYLFDDEPSYKTAASNYSPDDEEFDNQSLLTEGQSLYDYLIEQIRLTKIGEEDLKIAEYIIGNLDNDGYLRRDIKSLVNDMAFSLGVYTTPENVEDVLTNYVQKLDPPGVAARDLKECLLLQIEKKVSGNPAVSLAHNILLHQFDALSNKHYNKIMHKYDVEEDDLKDALDEISKLSPKVGGNFDTQTITINQEIIPDFVINVKDGKVTAALNSKNAPQLRVSDEYKEILTTYSHDKTSQEHKQAALFIKQKLDAAKWYIDAINQRQNTLMQTINAIIKLQKDYFITGDDKSIKPMILKDVADITGFDISTISRVVKSKYADTPNGIVYLKNLFSDSLTNDDGEEVSTKEIKNHLQDIIDKENKRKPYTDDALVGMLKDKGYNIARRTIAKYREQLNIPVARLRKEL; this comes from the coding sequence ATGCTGAAACAAAATTTACAGATAAAACTTGGCCAGAAAATGGCACCACAACAAATTCAGTTAATGAAGCTTATCCAGCTCCATACTCTTGAATTTGAAGAAGAATTACAACGGGAGCTGGAAGAAAATCCGGCGTTAGAAAAAGCTGTGGACGAGGCCAAGGAAGATGATTATTCGGATATTGATAGTAGTTATGATGATGAAGGAACAGAGTCTATAGAAACTGATTTCGATGTAAATGAATACCTGTTTGATGACGAACCTTCTTATAAAACTGCGGCAAGTAATTACTCGCCGGACGATGAGGAATTCGATAACCAGTCGTTGCTTACAGAAGGACAATCCTTGTACGATTATCTTATAGAGCAGATCCGATTGACGAAGATCGGCGAAGAGGATCTGAAAATAGCAGAATATATTATAGGTAACCTGGACAATGACGGTTATCTGAGAAGAGATATAAAGTCTTTGGTTAATGATATGGCTTTTTCATTAGGAGTATATACTACACCTGAAAATGTAGAAGATGTATTAACCAATTATGTACAAAAGCTGGATCCGCCAGGGGTAGCTGCAAGAGATCTGAAAGAATGCCTTCTGCTACAGATTGAGAAAAAAGTAAGCGGAAATCCGGCAGTGTCATTGGCTCATAATATTTTGCTTCACCAGTTTGATGCTTTAAGTAACAAGCATTATAACAAAATCATGCATAAGTATGATGTGGAGGAGGATGATCTGAAAGATGCGCTGGATGAAATCTCTAAATTATCTCCGAAAGTAGGGGGTAATTTCGACACGCAGACCATTACAATCAATCAGGAAATTATTCCGGATTTCGTCATCAATGTAAAAGACGGAAAAGTTACAGCAGCACTTAACAGTAAGAATGCTCCGCAGCTACGTGTTTCAGATGAGTATAAAGAAATTCTGACAACTTACTCACACGATAAAACATCTCAGGAACATAAGCAGGCAGCTTTGTTTATCAAACAAAAGCTGGATGCTGCAAAATGGTATATAGATGCTATTAATCAGCGCCAGAATACATTGATGCAAACCATTAATGCTATTATAAAGCTGCAGAAAGATTATTTTATTACCGGAGACGACAAAAGTATAAAGCCTATGATTCTGAAAGATGTAGCAGATATTACAGGTTTTGATATTTCTACAATTTCCCGTGTAGTAAAAAGTAAATATGCAGATACACCTAACGGTATTGTTTATCTGAAGAATCTTTTCTCAGATAGTCTTACAAATGATGACGGTGAAGAGGTTTCAACCAAAGAGATTAAAAATCACCTGCAGGATATTATAGACAAGGAAAATAAAAGAAAACCTTATACTGATGATGCATTAGTAGGAATGCTGAAAGATAAAGGATACAATATTGCCCGACGTACGATTGCTAAATACAGGGAGCAGCTAAATATTCCGGTAGCAAGATTAAGAAAAGAGTTATAA
- a CDS encoding RNA polymerase sigma factor, whose amino-acid sequence MSQKEKDFSKLVKENQGLIIKVARMYTNTPDDQQDLFQEIVLQLWRSYDTFKGNSKISTWMYRVALNTAITLFRKTTRTVKTDELADFHQPIDDDNDDNQQQISLLYKVIKMLGDIDRAIVMMYLDDVPYKDIAENIGITEVNARVKMNRLKKTLKDLMTQHAE is encoded by the coding sequence ATGTCACAGAAGGAAAAAGATTTCTCCAAACTGGTTAAAGAAAACCAAGGCCTGATCATTAAAGTGGCGAGGATGTATACCAACACGCCCGATGATCAGCAAGATCTTTTTCAGGAAATCGTGTTACAATTGTGGCGTTCTTACGACACATTCAAAGGAAACTCTAAAATATCAACCTGGATGTATCGTGTAGCACTTAATACAGCCATTACATTATTCAGAAAGACAACCAGAACTGTTAAAACAGATGAACTGGCGGATTTTCATCAGCCAATAGATGATGATAATGATGACAACCAGCAACAAATAAGCCTGCTTTATAAAGTTATTAAAATGCTGGGAGATATTGACAGAGCTATTGTAATGATGTATCTGGACGATGTGCCATATAAAGATATTGCTGAAAATATTGGGATTACAGAAGTGAATGCCCGTGTAAAGATGAACCGATTGAAAAAAACTCTAAAAGACTTAATGACCCAACATGCAGAATGA
- a CDS encoding polyphosphate kinase 2 family protein produces the protein MSKDFNDFIAEDKFSIKKTSTRYEGKMVKDEGIALLDEEKKKLHKLQEKLYADGSKSLLIIIQAMDAAGKDSLIEHVMSGINPQGCQVTSFKTPSSKEYTHDFLWRHYLALPEKGKIGIFNRSHYESVLICKVHPEYNLSEKVWKDVKDFDDKFWNNRYESIRNFEKHLSENGTKVIKFFLHVSKDEQKKRLLDRINEPEKNWKFSSGDLKERALWDKYQKAYEEAINETSTEYAPWHILPADQKWFTRLTACQIITQTLEKMDLKFPVLSDEEASELEASKTSLENEK, from the coding sequence ATGAGTAAAGATTTTAACGACTTTATTGCTGAAGACAAGTTTTCTATAAAAAAAACATCAACCCGATATGAGGGTAAAATGGTCAAAGACGAAGGGATAGCTTTACTGGATGAAGAAAAAAAGAAACTTCATAAACTGCAGGAAAAACTATATGCAGACGGAAGTAAGTCTCTTCTGATTATCATTCAGGCTATGGATGCAGCAGGAAAAGACAGCCTTATAGAACATGTTATGAGTGGTATTAACCCACAAGGCTGTCAGGTTACCAGTTTTAAAACGCCGAGCTCAAAAGAATATACACACGATTTTCTATGGAGACATTATCTTGCACTACCTGAAAAGGGTAAAATCGGAATTTTCAACCGTTCACATTATGAAAGTGTTCTAATCTGTAAAGTGCATCCGGAATACAATCTGAGTGAAAAAGTATGGAAAGATGTTAAAGACTTTGATGATAAATTCTGGAACAACCGCTACGAAAGTATCCGCAATTTTGAAAAGCACCTATCCGAAAATGGGACAAAAGTCATAAAGTTCTTCCTTCATGTTTCTAAAGATGAGCAGAAAAAGCGTCTCTTAGACCGTATTAATGAGCCGGAAAAAAACTGGAAATTTTCCTCAGGCGACCTTAAAGAAAGAGCACTTTGGGATAAATATCAAAAGGCATATGAAGAAGCCATTAATGAAACATCTACAGAATATGCACCTTGGCATATATTACCAGCCGATCAGAAATGGTTTACAAGACTTACCGCCTGTCAGATTATAACACAAACTCTGGAAAAAATGGATTTAAAGTTTCCTGTCCTTAGCGATGAAGAAGCCAGTGAGTTGGAAGCTTCTAAGACTAGTCTGGAAAACGAAAAATAA
- a CDS encoding winged helix-turn-helix domain-containing protein, producing the protein MKKTLTLQDLQRITLESQGLAQTPIFGTGKNAVLNALEHLGYVQIDTLSVVERAHHHTLWSRIDDYKTHYLDDLLKERKVFEYWFHAASYLPIKDYRYALPQMLSFKQNQSQYYNADPKVMQYVIDTIRTEGPKKAKDFENEGKTAGSWWNWKPAKLALERLFMQGDLMISGRDGMQKIYDISERVLPETTDLTIPTPIELAEYLVKTHLRAYGLTTLKQITHLRSDRALRKNVEHVLQSMVENKEIQKTEIDGISPMYIRKDLIEKETDSSASEIKLLSPFDNSLIHRDRFKQLFNFDFRLECYLPKEKRQYGYFCLPILYGNIFIGRVDCKAHRSIKKFELINMHIENTNIDIEVWIGVFAEAIERFAHFNGCDSITLTKVNPSKYTKRIKQALYK; encoded by the coding sequence ATGAAAAAAACACTGACACTACAAGATCTCCAACGAATAACTTTAGAAAGCCAGGGATTGGCTCAAACCCCTATATTCGGAACAGGAAAGAATGCTGTACTCAATGCTTTGGAACATCTTGGCTATGTACAAATAGATACCTTATCAGTTGTTGAACGTGCTCATCATCATACCTTATGGTCAAGAATAGATGATTACAAAACACATTATCTGGACGATTTACTAAAAGAACGCAAAGTATTTGAATATTGGTTTCATGCAGCATCATATCTCCCCATAAAAGACTATCGGTATGCTTTACCTCAAATGTTGAGTTTCAAACAGAATCAGTCTCAATATTATAATGCTGACCCCAAAGTCATGCAATATGTAATAGATACAATACGCACTGAGGGCCCTAAAAAGGCTAAAGATTTTGAGAATGAAGGAAAGACTGCGGGAAGCTGGTGGAATTGGAAACCTGCAAAACTTGCCCTCGAAAGACTTTTCATGCAAGGTGATCTAATGATTAGCGGCCGGGATGGTATGCAGAAAATATATGATATTAGTGAAAGAGTATTGCCCGAAACGACCGACTTAACAATACCAACGCCCATTGAACTTGCAGAATATCTGGTCAAAACACATCTTCGTGCCTATGGACTCACGACCTTAAAGCAAATAACTCACCTTAGATCAGACCGTGCTTTAAGAAAAAATGTGGAACATGTCTTACAATCGATGGTTGAGAATAAAGAGATACAAAAAACAGAAATTGACGGAATTTCTCCGATGTATATCCGAAAGGATTTAATCGAAAAAGAAACAGACTCTTCTGCCTCAGAAATTAAACTTTTATCTCCTTTTGATAACTCTCTTATCCATCGCGATCGTTTTAAACAACTTTTTAATTTTGACTTTCGTCTTGAATGTTACTTACCTAAGGAAAAAAGGCAATATGGCTATTTCTGTTTGCCTATTTTGTACGGAAATATATTTATTGGCAGGGTCGACTGTAAGGCACATAGAAGCATTAAAAAGTTTGAACTTATAAACATGCATATTGAGAATACCAACATTGATATTGAAGTATGGATAGGAGTTTTTGCTGAAGCTATAGAACGCTTTGCCCATTTTAATGGCTGTGATTCTATAACACTGACAAAGGTTAACCCCTCAAAATATACAAAGCGGATAAAGCAGGCACTATATAAGTGA
- a CDS encoding DUF1573 domain-containing protein: protein MKKLFLGLFLTGAFAAVSAQSIAFDKTTLEYGDIAQNSNGERFFTITNTGDKPLILTNVKASCGCTTPQWSKDPILPGKSAKLKVGYDTKFTGTFKKLIEVYSNDPESQRSVIWIAGNVTGKK from the coding sequence ATGAAAAAATTATTTTTAGGATTGTTTTTAACTGGTGCATTCGCAGCAGTTTCTGCTCAGTCTATAGCCTTTGACAAAACGACATTAGAATATGGTGATATCGCACAGAACTCTAACGGAGAAAGATTCTTCACCATTACCAATACAGGAGACAAGCCTCTTATTCTTACAAACGTAAAAGCTTCTTGCGGGTGTACGACCCCACAATGGAGTAAGGATCCTATCCTTCCAGGGAAAAGTGCGAAGCTAAAAGTTGGGTATGACACTAAATTTACAGGAACTTTTAAAAAGCTTATCGAGGTTTATTCCAATGATCCGGAAAGCCAAAGAAGTGTAATTTGGATTGCGGGGAATGTAACCGGTAAAAAATAA